A part of Oncorhynchus masou masou isolate Uvic2021 chromosome 30, UVic_Omas_1.1, whole genome shotgun sequence genomic DNA contains:
- the LOC135521989 gene encoding basal cell adhesion molecule-like → MDGMVAFGRASLLCTLLLCFSLQVCWAIVTVTVTPKVEVIKGESASLPCTFKIPPSPNNIVEWFIEEGGTRKRVAFRSVSGGEGKSDEGTRLSDRVTMGRDFSLTISPVAVEDQLPFYCQVTAGPAGVGDAITQLKVFFAPEMPEVTGSNQAISVGDSSTQVGQCVSHNGHPQPRIIWFQDSKPLPEVKDNKEKVYMVPSVVKEASGLFTITSTLMMQPQKADKDSVYHCTVEYSMPNDMIKQIDSDTFSLTLNYPSETATFVLVNTEPIREGDEVKMMCETDGNPQPEIEFFKDGINIKEGVAGGLLTLKSVKRSDAGVYKCMATDFDNLDADLNGEVTLSVHYIDPMSVRPAGPLSTMTGDMVELQCKTKASDSHTVQWKKGSTVLSQTGVLSLKSVTFAEAGEYSCVGAVPSVPGLTAKASVNLTVSGKPEIDAAVDGMVEKEGDMVTLSCSAHGHPAPQFTWTPSGKESVSVKGNKVVSMVMLEASAAVLKDGVTCEASNDHGAASQAFKVTTKQAGDPNAANDAGRADKQQGGSSGVVIAVVVCVLMLLLLVALLYFLNKKGKLPCSKKDNKEVASGDVNNDIVVEMKTEKANEEAGLLNKPGAQQ, encoded by the exons tgtgctGGGCCAtcgtgacagtgacagtgactcCCAAGGTGGAGGTGATCAAGGGAGAGTCAGCCAGTCTGCCCTGCACCTTCAAAATCCCTCCCTCCCCAAACAACATTGTGGAGTGGTTCATT GAGGAGGGTGGCACCAGGAAGCGTGTTGCATTCCGCTCTGTGTCGGGCGGCGAGGGGAAGAGTGATGAGGGGACACGTCTGTCCGACAGAGTGACCATGGGAAGGGACTTCTCTCTGACCATCTCCCCCGTGGCGGTGGAGGACCAGCTGCCCTTCTACTGCCAGGTCACTGCTGGCCCTGCCGGGGTTGGAGACGCCATCACCCAGCTCAAAGTCTTCT TCGCTCCAGAGATGCCAGAGGTCACTGGGTCCAACCAGGCCATATCTGTAGGAGACTCCTCCACACAG gtgggcCAGTGTGTGAGCCATAACGGTCACCCCCAGCCCAGGATCATCTGGTTCCAGGACTCCAAGCCTCTGCCTGAGGTCAAGGACAACAAAGAGA aggTGTACATGGTACCGTCAGTGGTAAAGGAAGCATCAGGTCTGTTTACCATCACCAGCACCCTGATGATGCAGCCCCAGAAGGCTGACAAGGACAGCGTATACCACTGCACCGTGGAGTACAGCATGCCCAACGACATGATCAAACAGATCGACTCTGACACCTTCTCCCTCACCCTCAact ATCCCTCTGAGACAGCGACCTTTGTCCTGgtgaacactgagccaatcagagagggtgatgaggtgAAGATGATGTGTGAGACAGACGGAAACCCTCAGCCTGAGATTGAGTTCTTTAAGGAT GGGATAAACATTAAGGAAGGAGTAGCAGGGGGACTTTTGACTCTGAAGTCCGTCAAGCGTTCGGATGCTGGGGTGTACAAATGTATGGCCACTGACTTTGATAACCTGGATGCTGATCTTAATGGAGAAGTCACCCTCTCTGTCCACT ACATTGACCCAATGAGTGTGAGGCCTGCTGGTCCATTGTCGACAATGACGGGAGACATGGTGGAGCTGCAGTGTAAGACCAAGGCCTCAGACTCACACACCGTCCAGTGGAAGAAG GGCTCCACGGTGCTGTCCCAGACTGGTGTCTTGTCTCTGAAGTCGGTGACATTCGCTGAAGCTGGCGAGTACTCCTGTGTGGGTGCAGTGCCCTCTGTGCCTGGGCTCACCGCCAAGGCCAGCGTCAATCTCACCGTCTCAG gtAAACCTGAGATTGATGCAGCTGTTGATGGAAtggtggagaaggagggagacatggtgactctgtcctgctctgctcaCGGACATCCTGCTCCACAGTTCACCTGGACACCCTCAGGAAAGGag tcagtgtCGGTGAAGGGTAACAAGGTGGTCAGTATGGTCATGCTGGAGGCCAGTGCTGCGGTCCTGAAGGACGGGGTCACCTGCGAGGCCAGTAACGACCACGGCGCAGCCTCCCAGGCCTTCAAAGTCACCACCAAACAAG CCGGCGATCCCAACGCAGCCAATGATGCAGGCAGAG CTGATAAGCAGCAGGGTGGCTCCAGTGGCGTGGTGATAGCCGTGGTGGTGTGTGTcctaatgctgctgctgctggtggcaCTCCTCTACTTCCTCAACAAGAAGGGCAAGCTGCCCTGCAGCAAGAAGGACAATAAGGAAGT GGCAAGTGGGGATGTGAATAATGACATTGTAGTGGAGATGAAGACAGAAAAGGCCAATGAAGAGGCTGGCCTCCTGAACAAGCCTGGAGCACAGCAG tga